A single region of the Nicotiana sylvestris chromosome 6, ASM39365v2, whole genome shotgun sequence genome encodes:
- the LOC138871168 gene encoding uncharacterized protein, with product MVENHKQWHEKLPFALLGYRTTVCTSIGATPYMLVYGTKAVIPSKVEIPFLRVIHEAELSDIEWVRSRYEQSALIDGNRMNAICHGQIYQNRMARAFNKRVKPRQFAPGQLVLKKILPHQDEAKGKFSPNWQGLYMVHRVLTGEALILAEMDGEIWPKPINSDTV from the coding sequence atggtagagaatcacaagcaatggcatgagaagttaccctttgctctgttagggtaCCGTACCACAGTTTGCACGTCaatcggggcaaccccctacatgctggtttatggtaccaagGCTGTCATCCCATCCAAGGTAGAGATTCCTTTTTTAAGAGTCATACATGAAGCTGAGCTTAGCGATATAGAATGGGTAagaagtcgctatgaacaatcggcccttatcgatggaaataGGATGAATGCAATATGTCATGGCCAaatttatcagaacagaatggccagagccttcaacaaaagggtcaaaccaagacagttcgcaccaggacaactggtattgaagaagattttgccacaccaagatgaagccaaagggaaattttctcccaactggcaaggtctgtATATGGTTCATAGAGTACTAACAGGagaagcactcatacttgcagagatggatggagaaatctggccgaaaccaatcaattcagatacagtctag